GCCGGTGATGGAATGCGTCGCCGACCTTGCCCGGCGGCAGTCCGCATGGCTGGAGAAGCTCGGCCGCTTCTGCCACTTCGACAATCCGCGCGCGCTGGGCACGATCGCCGCGCTGGACCTGCGGACGCGCGGCGAAGGCGGCTACATGGACGGCCTCGCGCCCGAACTGATGGCCTTCTTCCGCAGCCGCGACATCCTGCTGCGCCCGCTGGGCAACACCGTCTACGTGATGCCGCCCTATTGCATCACCGACGACCAGTTGGACGAAGTGTGGAATGCAATCGGCGAAGCGGTGATCTCGTTCTGAGGCCGCTACCGGTGCGCCGTCAGACGTAAGGCGGTTTGTGGCGGCCGGTGGGGCTGGTGGTGAAGATCTCGCAGCCGTCCTCGGTGATGCCGATCGAATGCTCGAACTGCGCCGAGAGCGACTTGTCGCGGGTAACTGCCGTCCAGCCATCGGAGAGCAGCTTCACCGGCGGCTTGCCCAGGTTGATCATCGGCTCGATCGTCATGAACATGCCGGGCTTGAGCAGCGGGCCCGTGCCGGGCCGGCCGGCATGCACCACTTCGGGAGCATCGTGGAAAAGGCGGCCCAGGCCATGCCCGCAAAATTCACGCACCACGCCGTAGCGGTGCGACTCGGCATATTCCTGGATAGCCGCGCCGATATCACCCACGCGGTTGCCGGGCTTGGCCTGCGCGATGCCGATCATCAGGCACTCGTACGTCACGTCGACAAGGCGGCGCGCTTTCAGCGGGACATCGCCGACAAGGTACATGCGGCTGGTATCGCCGTGCCAGCCATCCAGCAGCGGGGTGACGTCGATGTTGACGATGTCCCCGTCCTTGAAGGTCTTCTCGGACGGGATGCCGTGGCAAACGACGTGGTTGATCGAGATGCAGCACGAATGCGCATAGCCCCGGTAGCCCAGCGTTGCGGGCACGGCGCCCCCGGCCAGCGTCAGTTCACGCACCTTGTCGTCGATAAACGCAGTGGTGACACCGGGCTGCACCAGCGGCGCGATCTCGTCGAGAATGCGTGCGGCAAGCGCGCCGGCGCGGCGCATGCCCTCGAAACCTGCGGGGCCATGCAGCTTGATGGTGCCGTCACGCAGGAGGGCTTCCTCCTGGCCGGGCTCTACGATCTGGTATTCGGTCATGAGGCCCAGATAGTCCCTTTTTCCACGAATTGCGAGATCACGGTTGCGAAGGTCACGGCTGCGCGGAAAAGGCGCTGCGATATTGCGGCTTCAGCGCAGCCATCACCTTGCCGGTTACCGGTAGCGTCACTTCGTAGCTGCCTTCCGCATAGGGCCCCGCCTCGTAAGGCGCGACAAGCACACCGATGCGGTCGAAAGTGCGGCGATTGGTCGATCCCAGGATCAGCGTCTGCGCGGCGGGGTCGATGCATTCGCTGAACATCTGCCCGCTATCGCGCGCCACCGGCTCGCCGCGCTTCTTCGCGCGCTGCTTGTCC
The DNA window shown above is from Novosphingobium sp. P6W and carries:
- the map gene encoding type I methionyl aminopeptidase; the encoded protein is MTEYQIVEPGQEEALLRDGTIKLHGPAGFEGMRRAGALAARILDEIAPLVQPGVTTAFIDDKVRELTLAGGAVPATLGYRGYAHSCCISINHVVCHGIPSEKTFKDGDIVNIDVTPLLDGWHGDTSRMYLVGDVPLKARRLVDVTYECLMIGIAQAKPGNRVGDIGAAIQEYAESHRYGVVREFCGHGLGRLFHDAPEVVHAGRPGTGPLLKPGMFMTIEPMINLGKPPVKLLSDGWTAVTRDKSLSAQFEHSIGITEDGCEIFTTSPTGRHKPPYV